TTATATTCTTTTAAATAAACCAAAAGGTTACATAACTACAGTAAATGATCCGCGGAATCGACACACGGTAATGGATTTGATAAGCCGGGTAAAGGAGTCTGTACACCCAGTAGGTAGATTAGATAGGGATACAGAAGGGTTATTATTATTAACTAATGACGGAGATTTAACATATGCTTTGACCCATCCTAGTCATGAAGTAGATAAAACCTATTTAGCTACAGTTAAAGGTGTTCCCAATCAAGGGACATTAGCAGCTTTAGAGCGGGGAATTGAGTTAAAGGATGGTTGGACAGCTCCAGCTGAAGCTAAATTAGTAGCAGATTTAGAAGATGAATCTATAGTTTCTCTAGTAATTCATGAAGGAAGAAAACATCAAGTTAAAAGAATGTGGAAAGCAGTAGGTCATGAAGTAAAAGAATTAAAGCGGAATACTTTTGGACCTTTAGATTTAGAAAAAGTACCTACAGGACGTTACAGATACTTAAATGAAGTAGAAGTAGAAGAATTAAAAGAAATTGAAAAGAAGATAAAAGCTAATGAAAAGTAAACATTATATAATTCCTATCTTTGTTCCTCATGCAGGGTGCCCACATGATTGTGTTTTCTGTAATCAACGAGAGATTACTGGGGTACAAGAAGGTATGACTTCTAATAAGGCTGAGAGAATAATTCAAGAATATCTTAGTACTATAAGCCAAGAGAGAAGTAAAGTTGAGA
This genomic interval from Selenihalanaerobacter shriftii contains the following:
- a CDS encoding pseudouridine synthase, which encodes MERLQKLMASAGIASRRKSEEIIEEGRVKVNGKVVTELGVKVDPQKDTIEVDGKGIEREKLVYILLNKPKGYITTVNDPRNRHTVMDLISRVKESVHPVGRLDRDTEGLLLLTNDGDLTYALTHPSHEVDKTYLATVKGVPNQGTLAALERGIELKDGWTAPAEAKLVADLEDESIVSLVIHEGRKHQVKRMWKAVGHEVKELKRNTFGPLDLEKVPTGRYRYLNEVEVEELKEIEKKIKANEK